The DNA window TGCAGCGGAACATTGCCAGGGCTTCGCCTGAGTGCCTGCTCGAGCCTGTCCGCGGCCTGTTCGAATTTGTCGAGTGTCAGTTCCGCAGATGCCAGAGTGACTACCAGGGAAATATGGCCAGGATGGTCCTCCAGTAGCCCCTGAAGAATCCCGATTGCCTCTTCCGCTCTGTTGTCCGCTTGCAATGCTATCGCCAGGCCGTAACGCAGGGCGGCATTTTTTTCCGAGCCGGGTTTCTCTAGCTGTTCTTCAAAGGTTTTGACGGCATCGCTGGCCGATTGGGCATATTTGACGAGTGCCCGAGCCCTCATAAGATGATACTCGAGTGAGTCGCCGCGACTTCCCTTGGGGTATTGGGCAGCCCGGTTCTGCGTGTCCGATACACGGGACTCCGTTAGAGGGTGAGTGGAGAGGTACTCCGGCGGACGGTCCCCCTGCAGTCGCGCCCGACGCAGCATCTGGCCGAACATCCGGGGCATGGCGTCGGGGTCATAACCGGCTTTTGCCATGATCTCCAGGCCGACGCGATCGGCCTCCTGCTCGTTGAGGCGGCTGTACTGGAGCATGTTCTGGATCGCGAGCGCCTGACTGCCAGCAATCGCGGCCAGGCCGATATCGCTCCGGGTTACCGCCGATAGAATAATGCCCGCCACCATGCCGGCAAGCGCCATCGGTGCTGCCCGCTCCTGTTGCTCCATGCGCCTGGCGAAGTGGCGTTGACTGAGGTGCGCCAATTCGTGGGCCATAACGGACACAAACTGCTGCTCGGTTTCGGCGTGAAGGAAAAGGCCGGCATTGACCCCGATTATTCCGCCCGGAACCGCAAAAGCATTTATCGCGGGATCGTCCAGGATAACCAGTGTGAGGTCGCGATTGTTAAGCTGTACGTGAGGTACGAGGTTGTAAACTACAGAGCTCAGATAGTCCTCGAGAAGCGGATCCCGAAGCACAGGCATTGTTTTGCGCAAAGAACGCATGACGTGTTCGGCGATAGCAGCTTCCTGCTGGCTCGACAGGAGTCCGCCTCCGGCGCCTCCGAGGGTAGGCAACTGCTCAGCCAGGGCTGGCCGCACGCCGCCAATCGCAAGGGTGCCAGCGAGAACCAGAACCATGACATACTGGGTAGAGGATCGTCGTACCAAGGCGCCCATTGAATTTTTACCCCGTGCTAGAAAATGCGCGTAATGACTGCTTCCGGTTTTGGACCCGGTTTGAGAGTATAGGTTCTTATATCTGGCGTGGAGCTAGGAAAGTTCGATCCTCTGGCTGCTACCGACGCAAGGTCTCGCTGGTCCTTCGGCTCTCAGAACGTCGGGCAGCTTGATGGTCGACTAATCAAACCGTGGCGCCTGCGGACGATTGTAGTAGAGCGAAATGTTCACAGGTGGATTGTCCAGCGTGATGAGCCCTGAACAGACCCATACCTGAACAAAAGTCATACTCCGCAAAGAGCAGCGGCAAGGGAGGCTCAATGACTGATAATGAAGTCCAGGCTGCAGCTTCGGCTACGCCAGACCAGGTCCTCGACACGAGCGCGCTCAACTGCCCGATGCCCTTGCTCAAAACCAAACTCGCCCTGAACAATATGGCAGTCGGCTCAAAGTTGTTGGTAGTTGCCACAGACTCCGGCTCTGCTCGCGACATTCCTCACTACATTTCCAGAACAGACCACCGGCTGCTGGATCAGGCCGAGTCAGAGGGGCGTTTTCGGTTCCTGATCGAGCGGGGATAACTGAACGCCAACCTTGTGTTTACGATATAGAGATTCAGGGGAGGAGGTGGCGCGACCTTAAATCACGCGCGCTCTACATGCTGTTTTAAAGAGACTGGGCGGCCGCCAGAACTTCCTCAACATGACCTTTGACCTTTACACCGCGCCATTCCCGGGCAAGTCTGCCGTCAGCGTCGATCAGAAAAGTGCTGCGTTCTATCCCCAGGTGTTCCTTGCCATAGAGTTTCTTGAGCTTGATTACATCAAAAAGCCTGCAAACGGATTCGTCCGGATCGGAAATCAGATCGAACGGGAACGACTGCTTGGCTTTGAAGTTTTCGTGGCTGCGAAGACTGTCGCGTGAGACTCCGAGGATACGCGTATTGGCTGCTTCAAATGCGCTTATGGCATCGCGAAATTCCTGGCCTTCTGTCGTACAGCCGGGCGTGCTGTCCTTGGGGTAGAAGTAGATCACGAGGTTCTTTCCGCGCTCTGCGGACAATGTGAAGGTCTGATCGCCGGTTGCGGTCGCAGTGAAGTCAGGGACAGCCTGTCCCACTGAAAGCTTTGTCGACATGAATCTCTCCTGAGCAAAAATTTTGACCAATCGATCTAGATGCCGCGCAGAGGCTCTATCACGGCATCGAGATTGCGTTCGTCACAGAACAGCATGAACTCTTCCCTCATTGAAGGAAGGTGAGTCGACGGCGGCAGGCGCACGACCAACGTCATCGAGAAAATTCGCGTGTCGGACTGGTGCGCGTTGTAGGTATTGGACTGGAGATCATCAACAGCGATGTCCCTTGACGAAAAGAAAAGCACTACATCATGAATGATGCCGGGCCCGTCGGCGGCCACAACGTTGACAGTGTATGGCATGCCGGGACGATTGGGGCGCCCCGGGGTGCGCTGGATCTGCAGGCTCCAGCCGTGGCGTTGCCGAAGTCTTTCGAGCGCCTGTTCAAGCTTGGAAACCAGGTCCCAGCTGCCGGTCACAAGCCAGTACGCAGCGGACTCTTCGCCAAGTACCGTCATCCGGCACTCCAGTATCGTGCACCGATGACTTGCGACCTCGCGGGAAATGTCCAGGATAGCCAGTTGATGCTCCCGCCCGATAGCCGATATAACAAGGTAGTTTTCACGTTTGACCGGCTTGTGCATGGTAAGCGGAATGCCTCCTTCATCACTTACAATCGAGTAAGCTGGCAGCGGGCCGGCAGCTTAGCGGGTGTCAGCCAGATCGCCGACGAAGGAACCATGGTCGTCAGGCCCCTTGTTCAAGTCAAGCATAAACGGCCCGACAGCGCGCGTCGGATGCCCACTAACGGATCTGAACTCGACGGTAATAGTAAAAAAGAGACGTACTGCAAGTTTCGCTAGGTTAAATCATGCCGTCCGGTGCAATAGATCCTTGTGTCGGTGCCTACCCAACATTACCA is part of the Hydrocarboniclastica marina genome and encodes:
- a CDS encoding M48 family metalloprotease, which translates into the protein MGALVRRSSTQYVMVLVLAGTLAIGGVRPALAEQLPTLGGAGGGLLSSQQEAAIAEHVMRSLRKTMPVLRDPLLEDYLSSVVYNLVPHVQLNNRDLTLVILDDPAINAFAVPGGIIGVNAGLFLHAETEQQFVSVMAHELAHLSQRHFARRMEQQERAAPMALAGMVAGIILSAVTRSDIGLAAIAGSQALAIQNMLQYSRLNEQEADRVGLEIMAKAGYDPDAMPRMFGQMLRRARLQGDRPPEYLSTHPLTESRVSDTQNRAAQYPKGSRGDSLEYHLMRARALVKYAQSASDAVKTFEEQLEKPGSEKNAALRYGLAIALQADNRAEEAIGILQGLLEDHPGHISLVVTLASAELTLDKFEQAADRLEQALRRSPGNVPLQSKLAEVRMAQNRPEAAARLYEKLTRNDPQNSQIWQRLADAQVESRNIVEVHRARAEYELLMSNPERAEMHLREAINRAQGNLQVQEALRNRLQEVLARIDQSGER
- a CDS encoding glycine cleavage system protein R; amino-acid sequence: MHKPVKRENYLVISAIGREHQLAILDISREVASHRCTILECRMTVLGEESAAYWLVTGSWDLVSKLEQALERLRQRHGWSLQIQRTPGRPNRPGMPYTVNVVAADGPGIIHDVVLFFSSRDIAVDDLQSNTYNAHQSDTRIFSMTLVVRLPPSTHLPSMREEFMLFCDERNLDAVIEPLRGI
- a CDS encoding sulfurtransferase TusA family protein translates to MTDNEVQAAASATPDQVLDTSALNCPMPLLKTKLALNNMAVGSKLLVVATDSGSARDIPHYISRTDHRLLDQAESEGRFRFLIERG
- a CDS encoding peroxiredoxin, which produces MSTKLSVGQAVPDFTATATGDQTFTLSAERGKNLVIYFYPKDSTPGCTTEGQEFRDAISAFEAANTRILGVSRDSLRSHENFKAKQSFPFDLISDPDESVCRLFDVIKLKKLYGKEHLGIERSTFLIDADGRLAREWRGVKVKGHVEEVLAAAQSL